In Clostridia bacterium, a single window of DNA contains:
- a CDS encoding helix-turn-helix transcriptional regulator translates to MIHVLNIYHCERKITNESWGKANALFVCRMYYVNAGNAVIQLEGKTYALTAGNLYFMPQSSKFNLMEANDFDFTCFDFSCTPLLQRNSFIELPGTFCGLNHFFEFVNQAQHYVGYRNCAHVYSGGLSREAERNLLKTILTILEDNTELPFIRNVTINRALEIIINNLFEVTVKSLAQELHVTEGYFIHLFTRTIGISPMKYIRRLRLAEAEDVLQKGMSVAEAAEKCGYSNPNALWKAIRREYGCTPTELKLK, encoded by the coding sequence ATGATACATGTGTTGAATATCTATCACTGCGAACGAAAAATTACAAACGAGAGCTGGGGAAAGGCGAATGCGTTGTTTGTTTGCCGCATGTATTATGTGAACGCCGGGAATGCAGTGATTCAGCTTGAAGGCAAAACCTACGCCTTAACAGCAGGTAATCTTTATTTCATGCCACAAAGCAGCAAATTTAATCTGATGGAAGCCAATGACTTTGATTTTACCTGCTTTGATTTTTCATGTACACCCCTTTTACAGCGCAACAGCTTTATAGAACTGCCGGGCACTTTTTGTGGGCTGAATCATTTTTTTGAATTTGTCAATCAGGCACAGCATTATGTAGGGTATCGTAACTGCGCACATGTTTATAGTGGAGGATTAAGTCGTGAAGCGGAGCGTAATCTGCTGAAAACAATTCTGACTATTCTTGAAGATAATACGGAATTACCCTTTATCAGAAATGTTACTATAAACCGTGCATTGGAAATTATCATAAATAATCTTTTTGAAGTAACTGTCAAATCTCTGGCGCAGGAATTACATGTCACAGAGGGTTATTTTATTCATTTGTTTACACGCACTATTGGTATTTCGCCTATGAAATATATAAGAAGATTAAGACTTGCCGAGGCAGAGGATGTTCTCCAAAAAGGTATGAGTGTAGCAGAAGCGGCAGAAAAATGCGGATACAGCAATCCGAATGCACTTTGGAAAGCCATACGGCGTGAGTACGGTTGCACGCCAACAGAGTTAAAACTAAAATGA
- a CDS encoding S-layer homology domain-containing protein, with protein MKKLLALLLTFVFTLSCVPVFAAEQVSSTDSKSGEIAIETYELTGEWKSSTHTGLKHQWTATTGNTATFKIEGIKAGNYEVDYWLIAHKNDGVTANFAVNHNGKTDGASVIIKQNGEPMESGWVNLGVYDFAVEGDQNVTLMCQKGNVRATKIRLVPTDKPVTESKPVAEPKKEEVKEEVKEEPKTAAPDGASLTEQITVTPSGECTIEGGWKFSQAVPGPMTKAPASLWIAAGETEASVTYKPQLNTVGDVRISVYMLYWHVNQVSDVKYEVHHNGKVDEIHLNPASYTENQWVTLGSFDFAGKPEEEFVKLVTMPTADVKGNTRASTIMFEVLNSETGGLWQTVYVTPLEDAYTKLVAMVPLDKFDDMVGHWANYDVEYMANEGLVSGVAGGVFDPEAQITRAEYITILDRAMGYEAVAGESYADVAQDAWYAPYVATAKAKGLLNGLPTEDGFKPEQPITRQEMALFTYNAIKQIGKNDEWLSDLPNGWENFTDTDSVSDWATDALKYLIQTGIIKGTSDTTVSALDNATRAQGAVILKRFMQMFVWAGPPTDEEWVLTFNDEFNGTEMDWSIWKSAAQSPASLLSSRWPENAVVKDGNLNLEVRREQRGGKEWTAGSVWVRPEVFSQSYGYWEARYKIAECSGINNSFWMTTGSTKLPNTGYRYELDVNEGHYPNIMNTNYHRYYEDGTKKTYSEKESSVYDLSVDFHTYALEWNEDKLIYYLDGKVVAEKVNENASWPTYPMLSSAVLNWAGSIPDSIDKTAQVVDYVRIWQRPDKVNDPNYTVFGTPVEVEDETEEKEENVVPAVTVAEQPVDNTTYEGEIIIPGVTEGEWKTSTSFKNYDGTKEHLWTNVAGLKSTYPLAEVPKGKYKIYMWRMPHKNNIGQMDMILTQDGKDALAGSMALKIKDGESAEFGWILLGEHELTGDKNASVNYTCTGQNCRNTAIKLVPVK; from the coding sequence ATGAAAAAACTGTTAGCACTGTTGCTTACTTTTGTTTTTACTTTGTCCTGTGTGCCCGTTTTTGCGGCAGAGCAGGTGTCAAGCACCGATAGCAAGAGTGGTGAAATTGCAATTGAAACTTACGAGCTTACCGGCGAATGGAAAAGCTCTACTCACACAGGCTTAAAGCATCAATGGACAGCAACTACCGGTAACACCGCAACCTTTAAGATTGAAGGCATAAAGGCAGGTAATTATGAAGTGGATTACTGGCTGATTGCCCATAAAAACGATGGTGTAACAGCAAACTTTGCGGTGAATCACAACGGAAAGACAGACGGTGCGTCGGTTATCATCAAGCAAAACGGCGAGCCGATGGAAAGCGGTTGGGTAAACCTTGGCGTGTACGATTTTGCGGTAGAGGGCGACCAGAATGTAACCCTTATGTGTCAAAAAGGCAACGTGCGTGCAACTAAAATCCGTTTAGTGCCCACCGATAAACCGGTAACCGAAAGCAAACCGGTTGCAGAGCCCAAAAAGGAAGAAGTAAAAGAAGAAGTAAAGGAAGAACCAAAAACCGCAGCACCCGACGGTGCTTCGCTTACCGAACAGATTACGGTAACACCTTCGGGCGAATGTACAATAGAAGGCGGTTGGAAGTTTTCGCAGGCGGTTCCCGGTCCTATGACCAAAGCTCCTGCATCCCTTTGGATTGCGGCAGGCGAAACTGAAGCAAGTGTTACATACAAACCGCAGTTGAACACCGTAGGTGATGTTCGTATTTCGGTTTATATGCTTTACTGGCACGTAAATCAGGTGTCGGATGTTAAATATGAAGTGCATCACAACGGCAAAGTGGACGAAATTCATTTGAATCCTGCAAGCTATACCGAAAATCAATGGGTAACTTTAGGCTCTTTTGATTTTGCAGGTAAGCCTGAAGAAGAATTTGTTAAGCTTGTAACCATGCCGACTGCAGATGTTAAAGGCAACACAAGAGCATCTACCATTATGTTTGAAGTGTTAAACAGTGAAACAGGTGGCTTGTGGCAGACCGTTTATGTAACACCTTTGGAAGATGCCTACACAAAATTGGTTGCAATGGTGCCTTTGGATAAATTTGACGACATGGTAGGGCATTGGGCAAACTATGATGTGGAATATATGGCAAATGAAGGATTGGTTTCGGGCGTAGCAGGAGGCGTTTTTGACCCCGAAGCACAAATCACAAGAGCTGAATACATCACCATTTTGGACAGAGCAATGGGTTATGAAGCGGTTGCAGGCGAATCCTATGCAGATGTTGCGCAGGATGCCTGGTACGCACCTTATGTTGCAACTGCAAAGGCAAAAGGTTTGCTTAACGGTCTTCCGACAGAGGACGGTTTTAAACCCGAACAACCCATTACCCGTCAGGAAATGGCACTTTTCACTTATAATGCAATCAAGCAAATCGGAAAGAATGACGAATGGCTTTCTGACTTGCCTAACGGTTGGGAAAACTTTACCGATACCGATTCGGTTTCGGATTGGGCAACCGATGCACTCAAATACTTGATTCAGACAGGTATTATCAAAGGTACCTCCGACACAACCGTTTCAGCACTCGACAATGCAACAAGAGCACAGGGCGCGGTTATCTTAAAGCGTTTTATGCAGATGTTTGTCTGGGCAGGACCGCCGACAGACGAAGAATGGGTGCTTACATTTAATGATGAATTTAACGGCACCGAAATGGATTGGAGTATCTGGAAATCTGCGGCACAGTCGCCCGCATCGCTCCTTTCGTCCAGATGGCCCGAAAACGCAGTTGTAAAAGACGGCAATTTGAATCTTGAAGTCAGAAGAGAACAAAGAGGCGGCAAAGAATGGACCGCAGGCTCGGTTTGGGTACGTCCCGAAGTGTTCTCGCAAAGCTACGGTTATTGGGAAGCACGGTATAAAATAGCAGAATGCTCCGGTATTAACAACTCCTTCTGGATGACAACCGGCAGCACAAAATTGCCCAATACCGGATACAGATACGAGCTGGATGTAAACGAGGGACATTATCCCAATATCATGAACACCAACTATCACAGATACTATGAGGACGGCACCAAGAAAACATATTCGGAAAAAGAAAGCTCTGTATATGATTTGTCCGTAGATTTCCACACCTATGCCCTTGAGTGGAACGAAGATAAGCTGATTTATTATTTAGATGGTAAAGTGGTTGCGGAAAAAGTTAACGAAAATGCATCTTGGCCGACCTACCCAATGCTTTCTTCTGCAGTACTTAACTGGGCAGGCTCAATTCCGGACAGCATTGACAAAACTGCACAGGTTGTAGATTATGTACGTATCTGGCAGCGTCCCGATAAGGTCAATGACCCCAATTACACCGTTTTTGGTACACCCGTAGAAGTAGAAGATGAAACCGAAGAGAAAGAAGAAAATGTTGTTCCCGCAGTTACGGTTGCAGAACAGCCAGTAGATAACACCACCTATGAGGGTGAAATCATCATCCCGGGCGTAACCGAAGGCGAATGGAAAACCTCTACCTCTTTTAAGAACTATGACGGTACAAAGGAACATTTGTGGACAAATGTGGCAGGACTCAAATCTACATACCCCTTAGCAGAGGTACCCAAAGGCAAGTATAAGATTTATATGTGGCGCATGCCTCATAAGAACAACATCGGACAGATGGACATGATTTTAACCCAGGATGGCAAGGATGCTTTAGCCGGCTCTATGGCGTTAAAGATTAAGGACGGTGAATCGGCAGAATTTGGCTGGATTCTTTTGGGTGAGCATGAGCTTACCGGGGACAAAAATGCGTCGGTAAATTACACTTGTACCGGCCAAAACTGCAGAAACACAGCTATAAAATTGGTTCCTGTCAAATAA
- a CDS encoding FAD-dependent oxidoreductase has translation MKKYNLIVVGGGISGIAAAVSAAREGMKVLLVEKFGSLGGAMSNSLVYPFMANNYGPNKVQLSRGIFEEMTQRKEKYNDTSWECYKFVFDDMITEAGVDVLFHATVFDVKKEGRLLKSVFVATKSGVMEIEADYFIDASGDGELIAMAGCDFQLGREADGLSQPMTTCFRMSNVDIEQFNQDKEMLQEKYKQAREEGRISNPRENILVFLGVGEGIVHFNTTRIVKHSPVEPFEVSLAEIESRKQIWEIVSFLKENSKAFKDSCIISIASHIGVRESRKLKGEYILTVDDLMQKVSFEDTIALGRRGIDIHSPDGTGTYTYSFKQDEYYQIPYRSLLPKEFDNMLVAGRCLSAEHAAHSAVRIMPICACMGEATGIAVAVAAETGKNVHTIDVKKLREKLTEKGAVLEV, from the coding sequence ATGAAAAAATATAATTTGATTGTAGTAGGCGGTGGAATATCAGGAATTGCGGCAGCAGTAAGTGCGGCACGCGAAGGCATGAAGGTTCTCCTGGTTGAAAAATTCGGTTCTTTAGGCGGTGCGATGTCAAACAGTTTGGTATATCCTTTTATGGCGAACAATTACGGCCCAAATAAAGTACAGCTATCGCGCGGTATTTTTGAGGAAATGACACAACGTAAAGAAAAGTATAACGATACTTCCTGGGAATGTTATAAGTTTGTTTTTGATGATATGATAACAGAAGCAGGGGTTGATGTACTGTTTCACGCAACTGTTTTTGATGTGAAAAAAGAAGGGCGATTGCTTAAAAGTGTATTTGTTGCAACAAAATCAGGTGTTATGGAGATTGAGGCTGATTACTTTATAGACGCTTCGGGTGACGGAGAATTGATTGCCATGGCAGGTTGTGATTTTCAGCTTGGAAGAGAAGCAGACGGCTTGAGTCAGCCTATGACTACCTGTTTCAGAATGAGTAATGTTGATATCGAACAGTTCAACCAGGATAAAGAAATGCTGCAGGAAAAATATAAACAAGCTCGCGAAGAAGGCAGAATTTCAAATCCAAGAGAAAATATTCTTGTATTTTTAGGAGTTGGGGAAGGTATTGTACATTTTAATACAACAAGAATAGTAAAGCACAGTCCTGTTGAACCTTTTGAGGTGAGTCTTGCAGAAATAGAGTCTCGAAAACAAATATGGGAAATTGTGAGCTTTTTAAAGGAAAATTCTAAGGCTTTTAAAGATAGTTGTATTATTTCTATTGCAAGCCATATAGGGGTGCGTGAGAGCCGTAAGCTTAAAGGAGAATATATTTTGACAGTGGACGATTTGATGCAGAAGGTTTCCTTTGAGGATACAATCGCATTAGGACGCCGCGGTATAGATATTCACAGTCCCGACGGTACCGGCACCTATACATACAGCTTTAAGCAGGATGAATATTATCAAATTCCGTACCGCTCACTATTGCCGAAGGAATTTGACAATATGCTGGTTGCAGGAAGATGCCTTTCTGCAGAGCACGCTGCACATTCTGCAGTACGCATTATGCCCATTTGTGCGTGTATGGGTGAAGCGACAGGTATTGCGGTAGCAGTAGCAGCTGAAACAGGAAAAAATGTACATACGATTGATGTTAAAAAGTTAAGAGAAAAGCTTACCGAAAAAGGCGCCGTTCTGGAGGTGTAA